One genomic region from Erythrobacter mangrovi encodes:
- a CDS encoding flavin-containing monooxygenase, whose protein sequence is MAQFIDCLIIGGGQAGLAMSHCLQQAGVENLVLERGSIAHRWTSARWPSLRLLTPGWMTRLPGQQLADAADGFLGAGELAARLQGYATGHCLPVIENIDVLALEPLGERFRAVTSRGTWVARSVVIATGACDRPRLPRWGAQLSPAIHQLVSSDYRGADALPEGGVLVVGASATGVQLASEIAASGRTTMLAAGSHVRSPRRYRGRDLFDWLDASGFLTDPSPANRTPAQLIAQPSMQLVGSDDHREISLAGLADQGVAIAGRAIGALGSTVAFADDLTANIRRAEQRREGLLARIDAYIAAERIDAPEDDAARRQHGVLVPFRGAVDLKARGISTIVWATGYRRDYSWLHFDACDAQGELRQAGGICDIPDLYALGLPFMRHRASSFIDGVGRDAEALTPIIAARLGATNSLRAA, encoded by the coding sequence ATGGCACAGTTCATCGATTGCCTGATTATCGGCGGAGGCCAGGCTGGCCTCGCGATGAGCCATTGCCTGCAGCAGGCGGGTGTCGAGAACCTCGTGCTCGAACGGGGCTCGATCGCGCATCGCTGGACCAGCGCCCGCTGGCCATCGCTGCGCCTGCTGACGCCCGGCTGGATGACCCGCCTGCCCGGACAGCAGCTGGCCGATGCGGCGGACGGCTTCCTGGGCGCGGGCGAGCTTGCGGCCCGGCTGCAAGGCTATGCCACCGGCCATTGCCTGCCGGTGATCGAGAATATCGACGTGCTCGCGCTAGAACCGCTGGGCGAGCGCTTTCGTGCCGTTACCTCGCGCGGGACCTGGGTTGCGCGCAGCGTGGTGATCGCCACCGGCGCCTGCGACCGCCCGCGCCTGCCGCGTTGGGGCGCACAGCTTTCGCCGGCGATCCACCAGCTCGTCTCAAGCGATTATCGCGGCGCCGATGCACTGCCGGAAGGTGGCGTGCTGGTCGTCGGGGCATCGGCAACCGGCGTCCAGCTCGCCAGCGAGATCGCGGCCTCCGGGCGCACAACCATGCTCGCCGCGGGCAGCCATGTCCGCTCGCCGCGCCGCTATCGCGGGCGCGACCTGTTCGACTGGCTCGATGCCAGCGGCTTCCTGACCGACCCTTCGCCTGCCAATCGCACCCCGGCACAGCTCATCGCGCAGCCTTCGATGCAGCTGGTCGGCAGCGACGACCACCGCGAGATCAGCCTTGCCGGACTTGCCGACCAGGGTGTCGCGATCGCCGGCCGCGCGATCGGCGCGCTGGGCTCGACCGTCGCATTCGCAGACGACCTGACGGCCAATATTCGCCGGGCCGAGCAACGTCGCGAAGGCCTGCTGGCGCGGATCGATGCCTATATCGCCGCCGAGAGGATCGATGCGCCGGAGGATGACGCCGCGCGCCGCCAGCACGGCGTGCTGGTCCCGTTCAGGGGCGCGGTCGACCTCAAGGCGCGCGGGATCTCCACCATCGTCTGGGCGACCGGTTACCGCCGCGATTATTCCTGGCTGCACTTCGACGCCTGCGACGCGCAGGGCGAGCTGCGCCAGGCGGGCGGCATCTGCGACATCCCCGATCTCTACGCGCTGGGCCTGCCCTTCATGCGCCACCGCGCTTCGAGCTTCATCGACGGCGTCGGCCGCGATGCCGAAGCGCTCACCCCCATCATCGCCGCCCGACTGGGCGCCACCAACAGCCTGCGGGCAGCCTGA
- a CDS encoding adenylate/guanylate cyclase domain-containing protein, which yields MSIEAINEQLLRAIGVGVALLDLSDLKFRFFNDTFKEWFSEIELGQQLGDVFPDIDAAGVRRALDEEGQFTGEASFRVRRRTMTIAMTVNPALDGKERVAVLVCQNISRIKELESMIDSYSMMVERNTREIKREKEQVEKLLLNMMPRSVYEEYKTFGVVTPRTYDHVAVLCLDFADFSGTVARQDPGVIVSELNDIYTAFDRIGDQFGCERIKTVGDLYITVAGMPDPSERSVQSISDAAVRFIRYLEQRNRSHPIDWNCRIGLASGSVIGSVVGVQKYIYDVFGPAVADAMRLREHAGLMEIVASEDFAARFGDDHPTVSAGEGRTADGKSVNLVRLLADTDAVGR from the coding sequence ATGTCGATCGAAGCCATCAACGAGCAACTGCTGCGCGCCATCGGCGTCGGTGTCGCGCTGCTGGACCTGTCGGACCTCAAGTTCCGCTTCTTCAACGACACCTTCAAGGAATGGTTTTCCGAGATCGAGCTGGGCCAGCAGCTGGGCGACGTCTTCCCCGATATCGATGCCGCCGGCGTGCGGCGCGCGCTCGACGAGGAGGGTCAGTTCACCGGCGAGGCGAGCTTCCGCGTGCGCCGAAGGACGATGACCATCGCCATGACGGTCAACCCCGCGCTCGACGGCAAGGAGCGCGTCGCGGTGCTGGTGTGCCAGAACATCAGCCGCATCAAGGAACTGGAATCGATGATCGATTCCTATTCGATGATGGTCGAGCGCAACACGCGCGAGATCAAGCGCGAGAAGGAGCAGGTCGAAAAGCTGCTGCTCAACATGATGCCGCGCTCGGTCTACGAGGAATACAAGACCTTCGGCGTGGTCACGCCGCGCACCTATGACCATGTCGCCGTGCTCTGCCTCGACTTCGCCGATTTCTCGGGAACGGTCGCGCGTCAGGACCCGGGCGTGATCGTGAGCGAGCTCAACGACATCTACACTGCCTTCGACCGCATCGGCGACCAGTTCGGCTGCGAGCGGATCAAGACCGTCGGCGACCTTTACATCACGGTTGCCGGGATGCCCGATCCCTCCGAACGGTCGGTCCAGTCGATCTCCGACGCCGCGGTGCGCTTCATCCGCTATCTCGAGCAGCGCAACCGCAGCCACCCGATCGACTGGAACTGCCGCATCGGCCTGGCGTCGGGTTCGGTGATCGGCTCGGTCGTCGGCGTGCAGAAATATATCTACGACGTCTTCGGTCCGGCGGTGGCGGATGCCATGCGCCTGCGCGAACACGCCGGGCTGATGGAGATCGTCGCGAGCGAGGATTTCGCCGCGCGGTTCGGTGACGA
- a CDS encoding class I mannose-6-phosphate isomerase, which yields MVAKVWGRDHLPPPFSAPAGERIGEIWFEPPPELPQVLVKYLFTSEKLSVQVHPSDSQALPGEAGKEECWLVLAAEPDACLAIGFEREVSQQEIAAAARDGTIEQLLTWHPARAGDLFYLPAGTVHAIGPGLSLVEVQQNSDTTFRLYDYGRPRELHLERGLEVAQGVPYPAEHRTSVEERGQLLVDGPHFRLDRVEGVPDAATRAAYSGALLALPLAGEVLGSDGSARAAAGECLYAPNLDALDFTRAEVTLLVRSF from the coding sequence ATGGTTGCCAAGGTCTGGGGCCGCGATCACCTGCCCCCGCCGTTCAGCGCCCCGGCGGGGGAGCGCATCGGCGAGATCTGGTTCGAGCCTCCGCCCGAACTGCCGCAGGTGCTGGTCAAATATCTGTTCACCTCCGAAAAGCTTTCGGTGCAGGTGCATCCTTCCGACAGCCAGGCCCTGCCGGGCGAGGCGGGTAAGGAGGAATGCTGGCTGGTGCTGGCAGCGGAGCCGGATGCATGCCTCGCGATCGGGTTCGAACGCGAAGTAAGCCAGCAGGAAATTGCCGCGGCTGCCCGGGACGGCACGATCGAACAACTGCTCACCTGGCATCCGGCGCGCGCAGGTGACCTGTTCTACCTGCCTGCAGGCACGGTCCATGCGATCGGGCCGGGTCTTTCGCTGGTCGAGGTGCAGCAGAACAGCGATACTACCTTCCGCCTGTATGATTATGGTCGTCCCCGCGAACTGCACCTCGAACGCGGCTTGGAGGTTGCGCAGGGTGTGCCTTACCCGGCCGAACATCGCACCAGCGTGGAGGAACGCGGCCAACTGCTGGTCGATGGTCCGCACTTCCGGCTCGATCGGGTCGAAGGCGTACCCGACGCGGCGACCCGCGCCGCCTATTCGGGCGCGCTGTTGGCGCTACCGCTGGCGGGCGAAGTGCTGGGTAGCGACGGCTCCGCGCGTGCCGCAGCGGGCGAATGCCTCTATGCGCCCAACCTCGACGCGCTCGATTTCACGCGCGCCGAAGTGACCTTGCTGGTGCGGAGTTTCTGA
- the fumC gene encoding class II fumarate hydratase: protein MSDTRTEIDTIGPINVPAEAYWGAQTQRSLQNFPFPAHQRMPIQIIHAQAAVKQAAARVNRKHGLDAKLADAIEAAAKAVRAGEYDDQFPLTIFQTGSGTQTNMNVNEVIAGIANEHLAGTRGGKEPVHPNDHVNKSQSSNDSFPTALHVAAVLASRQALLPAIDTLHSALDRKARAFAGIVKIGRTHTQDATPLTLGQEFSGYAAQVASCRERIEASLERDLNVLAIGGTAVGTGLNAPEGWQGDMVAALCEITGETFRPADNLFEQLAAKDGLVSFSGTLNTLAVALNKIANDIRLLASGPRSGLGELSLPANEPGSSIMPGKVNPTQVEMLTMVAAQVIGNHQATSIGGMQGQFELNAFMPLIGSNVLRSIELLAIAMDSFAHRCIEGIEPNEARITELVERSLMLVTALVPEIGYDNAAKIAKHALKNGQTLKEAGLELGLVDSETFDRLVRPDDMV from the coding sequence ATGAGTGACACGCGCACCGAAATCGACACTATCGGACCGATCAATGTTCCGGCGGAGGCCTATTGGGGCGCGCAGACGCAGCGCAGCCTGCAGAATTTTCCCTTCCCAGCGCACCAGCGCATGCCGATCCAGATCATTCACGCACAGGCGGCGGTGAAACAGGCCGCGGCACGGGTTAATCGGAAACATGGCCTCGATGCGAAGCTGGCCGATGCGATAGAGGCGGCGGCGAAGGCGGTGCGTGCTGGCGAGTATGACGACCAGTTCCCGCTCACCATCTTCCAGACCGGCAGCGGCACGCAGACCAACATGAATGTGAACGAGGTGATCGCCGGGATCGCCAACGAGCATCTCGCCGGCACCCGCGGCGGCAAGGAGCCGGTCCACCCCAACGACCACGTCAACAAGTCGCAAAGCTCGAACGACAGTTTTCCGACCGCGCTCCACGTCGCGGCGGTGCTGGCTTCGCGCCAGGCGCTGCTGCCCGCCATCGATACGCTCCATTCGGCGCTCGACCGCAAGGCGCGCGCCTTCGCTGGCATCGTCAAGATCGGGCGTACCCATACTCAGGACGCGACGCCCCTGACGCTGGGGCAGGAGTTCTCCGGCTACGCGGCGCAGGTTGCCAGTTGCCGAGAGCGGATCGAGGCCTCGCTGGAGCGCGACCTCAATGTCCTCGCCATTGGCGGGACGGCGGTTGGCACCGGGCTCAACGCGCCCGAAGGCTGGCAAGGCGATATGGTTGCGGCGCTTTGCGAGATTACCGGCGAGACATTCCGGCCGGCCGACAACCTCTTCGAACAGCTCGCCGCCAAGGATGGCCTCGTTTCCTTCTCGGGTACGCTCAACACGCTCGCCGTGGCGCTGAACAAGATCGCCAATGACATTCGCCTGCTCGCCTCCGGCCCGCGCTCCGGGCTTGGCGAACTGTCGCTTCCCGCGAATGAGCCCGGTAGTTCGATCATGCCGGGCAAGGTCAATCCGACGCAGGTGGAGATGCTGACGATGGTCGCCGCGCAGGTGATCGGCAATCACCAGGCTACCTCGATTGGCGGAATGCAGGGCCAGTTCGAACTGAACGCCTTCATGCCGCTGATCGGATCGAACGTGCTGCGTTCGATCGAACTGCTTGCCATTGCGATGGATAGCTTCGCGCACCGCTGCATCGAGGGGATCGAGCCGAACGAGGCGCGGATCACCGAACTGGTCGAGCGCTCGCTGATGCTGGTCACTGCGCTGGTGCCAGAGATCGGATACGACAACGCCGCGAAGATCGCCAAGCACGCGCTGAAGAATGGCCAGACGCTCAAGGAAGCAGGATTGGAACTTGGCCTGGTCGATTCCGAGACCTTCGACCGCCTCGTTCGGCCGGACGACATGGTCTAG
- a CDS encoding nuclear transport factor 2 family protein, whose protein sequence is MSAQSKVAVFVFAMPLLIGFASSGIAQESRWGSPDEDDVKYMIAAAAKWSDAQCSPQEGLQDIIADDFQGTFTSGQRFGKDQAITTDPIKASLSRECQLGDVRVRFFGDSYAIAYGAENRIRKDVEGNEALRCQIWTDTWLKRDGRWQIIASHDTVVTCPQ, encoded by the coding sequence ATGAGTGCACAATCAAAAGTCGCTGTCTTTGTTTTTGCGATGCCACTCCTCATTGGATTTGCTTCATCTGGCATCGCCCAGGAATCCCGGTGGGGATCCCCAGATGAGGACGATGTCAAATACATGATCGCGGCCGCTGCGAAGTGGTCAGATGCACAGTGTAGCCCTCAGGAGGGCCTGCAAGACATCATTGCGGACGACTTCCAAGGCACATTTACAAGCGGCCAGCGTTTCGGAAAGGATCAAGCTATCACAACCGATCCGATCAAAGCGAGTTTGTCCCGCGAGTGCCAACTCGGCGATGTAAGGGTGCGGTTCTTTGGCGACTCCTATGCCATCGCTTATGGAGCGGAAAACCGAATACGAAAGGACGTGGAAGGCAACGAGGCATTGCGATGCCAAATCTGGACCGACACATGGCTTAAACGTGATGGGCGGTGGCAAATCATCGCTTCTCACGACACCGTTGTCACGTGTCCCCAATAA
- the panB gene encoding 3-methyl-2-oxobutanoate hydroxymethyltransferase, producing the protein MTYLKPPKRITAPQIMARKREKPIVMLTAYTARMAELLDRHCDVLLVGDSVAQVIYGHGSTLPASLEMMIAHGEAVVRGSSRALVVVDLPFGTYEESPAQAFATASQIMDRTGAGAVKLEGGTAMAETISYLTQRGIPVMAHVGLTPQAVNVLGGYAARGKGNLDYSRIMDDAIAVAEAGAFSVVAEAVVEELAISITEAINCPTIGIGASVKCDGQVLVVDDMLGMFDRNPKFVRRFDDFATRIDEAAAAYAEAVRGKAFPTQQHCY; encoded by the coding sequence ATGACCTATCTGAAGCCGCCCAAGCGCATCACCGCCCCCCAGATCATGGCGCGCAAGCGCGAAAAGCCGATCGTCATGCTCACCGCCTATACGGCGCGGATGGCCGAACTGCTCGATCGGCATTGCGATGTCCTGCTGGTCGGCGACAGCGTCGCGCAGGTGATCTACGGACATGGCTCGACCCTGCCTGCGTCGCTCGAAATGATGATCGCCCATGGCGAGGCGGTCGTTCGCGGATCCAGCCGCGCGCTTGTCGTCGTCGACCTGCCCTTCGGAACTTATGAGGAAAGCCCCGCGCAGGCCTTCGCCACCGCCTCGCAGATCATGGATCGGACCGGCGCCGGCGCGGTCAAGCTCGAAGGCGGGACGGCGATGGCCGAAACCATCAGCTATCTCACCCAGCGCGGCATTCCGGTGATGGCGCATGTCGGCCTGACCCCGCAGGCGGTCAATGTGCTCGGCGGCTATGCCGCCCGCGGCAAGGGCAACCTCGATTACTCGCGCATCATGGACGACGCGATTGCGGTGGCCGAGGCGGGTGCCTTTTCGGTCGTGGCGGAAGCCGTGGTCGAAGAGCTGGCGATCTCGATTACGGAAGCGATCAACTGCCCGACGATCGGGATCGGCGCATCGGTGAAATGCGACGGGCAAGTGCTCGTGGTCGACGACATGCTGGGCATGTTCGACCGCAATCCGAAGTTTGTCCGCCGCTTCGACGATTTCGCCACGCGCATTGACGAGGCAGCGGCTGCTTATGCCGAGGCTGTCAGGGGCAAGGCATTCCCGACCCAACAGCACTGCTATTGA
- a CDS encoding OsmC family protein yields MSEVMTKPARVAMNGVDVPTFIATLGAVDAQREIARFTFRANGQWLAGTHSRIAFKDFYGACAENDHRQPYTIEGDHPEVLCGTDNAPTPAELLLGALSACLTAGIGNIASMRQVKLESVECTVEGDIDLNGILGLDPQTRNGFQGVRVTVAIKGDADDETLEKIVRQSVARSAVFDVMTNGVPVAVAAKVG; encoded by the coding sequence ATGTCCGAAGTTATGACCAAGCCCGCCCGCGTCGCCATGAACGGCGTCGACGTCCCCACTTTCATCGCCACCCTCGGCGCGGTCGACGCGCAGCGCGAAATCGCCCGCTTCACCTTCCGCGCAAATGGCCAGTGGCTGGCCGGCACGCACAGCCGCATCGCGTTCAAGGATTTCTACGGCGCCTGCGCCGAGAACGACCACCGCCAGCCCTACACGATCGAAGGCGATCACCCCGAAGTGCTGTGCGGCACCGACAATGCCCCGACCCCGGCCGAGCTGCTGCTCGGTGCGCTTTCGGCCTGCCTCACCGCCGGCATCGGCAACATTGCCTCGATGCGCCAGGTGAAGCTGGAATCGGTCGAATGCACCGTCGAAGGCGATATCGACCTCAACGGCATCCTCGGCCTCGACCCGCAGACCCGCAACGGCTTCCAGGGCGTTCGCGTCACCGTGGCGATCAAGGGCGATGCCGATGATGAAACGCTCGAGAAGATCGTGCGCCAGTCGGTTGCCCGTTCGGCAGTGTTCGACGTGATGACCAACGGCGTTCCGGTTGCGGTTGCCGCCAAGGTCGGCTGA
- a CDS encoding mannose-1-phosphate guanylyltransferase: MTQIYPVILCGGSGMRLWPLSRKALPKPFLPLVNEETLFEQAVRRVAGDDRFAAPLVVAGEAHSDLIMAQLGNTPGARLVVEPCARNTAPAIALAAALLPEDAVMLVCPSDHHIADAGAFRAAALAAAELARLDHLVSFGIAPDRPETGYGYLERGAPLAGGYAIARFVEKPDLARAQEYLASGKFSWNGGIFAFRAGRLLEELAAHRPEMASLVRQAVAEGHEEGARFLPAAEPFAAIVGDSIDYAVMENTSSAAMVSVDMGWSDIGNWAALADALAGVADGEGNVTRGGPVDLSKCRGVFALTDGPRISAVGLEDVCIIVSGNEVLVTTREGALLVGKLPGAANQ; this comes from the coding sequence GTGACGCAAATCTATCCCGTTATCCTGTGCGGCGGCAGCGGCATGCGGCTCTGGCCATTGAGCCGTAAGGCGCTTCCCAAGCCGTTCCTGCCACTGGTGAACGAAGAGACCCTCTTTGAGCAGGCGGTCCGCCGCGTTGCGGGGGATGACCGCTTTGCTGCTCCTCTGGTCGTCGCGGGCGAGGCGCATAGCGACCTGATCATGGCTCAGCTCGGCAATACGCCTGGTGCGCGACTGGTGGTAGAGCCCTGCGCGCGCAACACCGCCCCGGCGATTGCGCTCGCTGCCGCGCTACTACCGGAAGACGCAGTCATGCTGGTGTGCCCAAGCGATCATCACATCGCCGACGCGGGGGCCTTCCGTGCTGCTGCGCTCGCCGCTGCCGAACTGGCGAGGCTGGACCATCTCGTGTCCTTCGGTATCGCGCCTGACCGTCCCGAGACCGGATATGGCTATCTCGAACGTGGCGCGCCGCTTGCAGGCGGCTATGCAATTGCCCGCTTCGTGGAAAAACCTGACCTTGCGCGGGCGCAGGAATATCTCGCCAGCGGCAAGTTCAGCTGGAATGGCGGCATCTTTGCCTTTCGTGCCGGTCGCCTGCTCGAGGAGCTCGCCGCACACCGCCCCGAAATGGCAAGCCTGGTACGCCAGGCGGTGGCCGAAGGACACGAGGAGGGCGCGCGCTTCCTTCCGGCGGCAGAGCCCTTCGCTGCAATTGTCGGCGATTCGATCGACTATGCGGTGATGGAAAACACTTCCTCAGCGGCGATGGTGTCGGTGGACATGGGTTGGTCGGATATCGGCAACTGGGCTGCACTCGCCGACGCACTGGCAGGGGTAGCTGATGGTGAGGGGAACGTGACCCGCGGCGGTCCGGTTGATCTCTCCAAGTGCAGGGGCGTCTTCGCGCTGACTGACGGCCCGCGTATCTCAGCCGTGGGGCTGGAGGATGTGTGTATCATCGTTTCCGGAAACGAGGTTCTGGTTACCACCCGCGAGGGTGCGCTATTGGTGGGCAAGCTCCCCGGAGCTGCAAACCAGTGA
- a CDS encoding NAD(P)/FAD-dependent oxidoreductase, which translates to MSIVHQTRSYDAVIVGARCAGAATAMLMARHGGRVLLIDRAEEGSDTLSTHALMRGAVMQLQNWGVLLPIIAENTPPIRRTSFIYGEAPAIDIDLSESHGTQALYAPRRTVLDRNLVRCAREAGVDTLFGVTMTGVIRGPRGSVRGVTLRDKAGEHEVRCELVVGADGRNSPLARHVGAGLIKCGTNASQVVFGYFSGLRDCGYRWYWGNGAAGGIIPTNDGEACVFLSVSHDGPHDLLGAMRGGDLGAMADRLVPAMGRDLAGAKLSGKLRGFAGQVGHLREACGDGWALVGDAGYFKDPITAHGITDALRDAQLLADAWSRSRLDDYPAIRDALSRDIFRLSDRIAGFDWSMEEVASLHRSLNTAMQANQHWIADNLYRRREAA; encoded by the coding sequence ATGTCCATTGTCCACCAGACCCGAAGCTACGATGCCGTCATCGTCGGCGCGCGCTGCGCAGGCGCGGCTACCGCCATGCTCATGGCGCGCCACGGCGGCAGGGTCCTGCTGATCGACCGCGCGGAAGAGGGTAGCGACACGCTGTCGACCCATGCGCTGATGCGCGGCGCGGTGATGCAGTTGCAGAATTGGGGCGTGCTGCTGCCGATCATCGCGGAGAATACTCCGCCGATCCGCCGGACCTCCTTCATCTATGGCGAGGCGCCCGCGATCGATATCGACCTTTCGGAAAGCCACGGCACGCAGGCGCTCTATGCCCCGCGGCGGACCGTGCTCGACCGCAACCTCGTCCGCTGCGCGCGCGAGGCGGGCGTCGATACGCTGTTCGGCGTGACGATGACCGGCGTGATCAGGGGACCGCGCGGCAGCGTCCGCGGCGTCACCCTGCGCGACAAGGCGGGCGAACATGAAGTCCGCTGCGAGCTGGTGGTCGGCGCTGACGGGCGCAATTCGCCGCTCGCCCGCCATGTCGGGGCCGGGCTGATCAAATGCGGCACCAATGCCTCGCAGGTGGTGTTCGGCTATTTCTCCGGCCTGCGCGACTGCGGCTACCGCTGGTATTGGGGCAATGGCGCTGCGGGCGGGATCATCCCGACCAACGATGGCGAAGCCTGCGTCTTCCTCTCCGTCTCGCACGATGGCCCGCATGATTTGCTCGGCGCGATGCGCGGGGGCGATCTTGGCGCGATGGCGGACCGGCTGGTTCCGGCGATGGGGCGCGACCTTGCGGGCGCCAAGCTCTCGGGCAAGCTGCGCGGCTTCGCCGGACAGGTCGGGCACCTGCGCGAAGCCTGCGGCGACGGCTGGGCGCTGGTCGGCGATGCGGGATATTTCAAGGATCCGATCACCGCGCATGGCATCACCGACGCACTGCGCGATGCGCAGTTGCTGGCCGATGCCTGGTCGCGCAGCCGGCTCGACGACTATCCGGCGATCCGTGACGCGCTGTCGCGCGACATCTTCCGCCTGTCGGACAGGATCGCCGGGTTCGACTGGAGCATGGAGGAGGTCGCCTCGCTCCACCGCTCGCTCAACACCGCGATGCAGGCCAACCAGCACTGGATCGCGGACAATCTCTACCGCCGGCGCGAGGCCGCCTGA
- a CDS encoding glycosyltransferase family 4 protein, producing MKDNDAPLLLDVSRMVWRRWAGTRATGIDRICQAWIEHYGPRAQAVIIHRHGQAILPFQTSQKLFRLLTLPERARSDVVRFRMALGALAVRRGAHLRDRLDGRGRFWLNPGHTGLDRLGLAEWVRRRNLRPIHLIHDLIPITHPQFCREGEDERHRRRMRTALDTASGVIANSAHTLDTLREFAAVEGRTLPPATVAWPGTPALPSLPPQPDGEPTFVILGTIEGRKNHALLLAVWRQLLGDESIATKPRLLIVGRRGWQADEVFAELDSGAFGDSVVELGPLDDDRLADVLSRSRALLFPSVTEGYGIPLVEALAAKVPVIANDLPVFREIGQGVPELLPVDDLAAWQDAIRDYAKDQSPRRSAQVSRIEGFRAPDWPEHFAQIDALLETL from the coding sequence GTGAAAGACAATGATGCACCACTCTTGCTTGACGTCTCGCGAATGGTGTGGCGCCGCTGGGCAGGCACTCGCGCGACCGGGATCGATCGCATCTGCCAGGCCTGGATAGAGCATTATGGCCCGCGTGCGCAGGCGGTCATCATTCACCGCCATGGTCAGGCCATCCTGCCGTTTCAAACCTCTCAGAAGCTATTCAGGCTGCTGACCTTGCCCGAGCGGGCACGCAGTGACGTGGTGCGCTTTCGTATGGCACTGGGTGCACTCGCAGTCCGGCGGGGGGCGCATTTGCGCGATCGGCTCGATGGGCGGGGGCGGTTCTGGCTCAACCCGGGACACACCGGGCTCGACAGGTTGGGGCTGGCCGAGTGGGTACGGCGGCGAAACCTGCGGCCCATCCATCTAATTCATGACCTGATTCCCATCACTCATCCGCAATTCTGTCGCGAAGGCGAAGATGAACGCCATCGACGCCGAATGCGGACTGCTCTCGACACCGCGAGCGGCGTCATTGCCAATAGCGCGCACACGCTCGACACTTTGCGAGAGTTCGCCGCGGTCGAGGGTCGAACGCTGCCTCCGGCTACGGTCGCGTGGCCGGGCACGCCCGCGCTTCCATCCCTGCCGCCGCAACCGGATGGCGAGCCTACATTTGTGATCCTGGGCACCATCGAGGGGCGCAAGAACCACGCCCTGCTCCTGGCAGTATGGCGGCAGCTGCTTGGTGACGAGAGTATTGCGACCAAACCTCGCCTCCTCATTGTTGGCCGCCGCGGCTGGCAAGCCGACGAGGTATTTGCAGAGCTCGACAGCGGAGCTTTCGGCGACTCCGTCGTTGAACTGGGGCCGCTCGATGACGATCGCCTGGCCGACGTGCTTTCGAGGTCGAGGGCTCTCCTATTTCCCAGCGTTACAGAGGGTTATGGTATCCCCCTGGTGGAAGCACTCGCTGCCAAGGTCCCGGTGATTGCGAACGATCTCCCCGTCTTTCGCGAGATTGGTCAAGGCGTGCCAGAACTCTTGCCCGTCGACGACCTTGCGGCGTGGCAGGATGCCATTCGCGATTACGCCAAGGACCAGAGCCCCCGCCGTTCAGCGCAGGTGTCGCGCATAGAAGGGTTTCGTGCCCCGGATTGGCCGGAGCATTTTGCGCAAATCGACGCACTGCTAGAAACGCTGTGA
- a CDS encoding group I truncated hemoglobin, producing MFDKYGGFSVVSKIVLDLYERLLDDDDLGPFFDDVEFAKIVDHQTKFVSSVMGGPAAYTDNQIEKLHSHLAISGGHFDQLAAILAEVLKDHGVADEDAAEIVGAFAARRHLVVNR from the coding sequence ATGTTCGACAAATACGGCGGCTTCTCGGTGGTCAGCAAGATCGTGCTCGACCTCTACGAGCGGCTGCTCGACGATGATGACCTTGGCCCCTTCTTCGACGATGTCGAATTCGCCAAGATCGTCGATCACCAGACCAAGTTCGTTTCGTCGGTCATGGGCGGCCCCGCAGCCTATACCGACAACCAGATCGAGAAGCTGCACAGCCACCTGGCGATCAGCGGCGGGCACTTCGACCAGCTCGCGGCGATCCTGGCGGAGGTGCTCAAGGACCACGGCGTGGCCGATGAGGATGCGGCCGAGATCGTTGGTGCCTTCGCCGCGCGGCGCCACCTGGTGGTGAACCGCTGA